The Pantoea phytobeneficialis genomic sequence AAAACCGACCACGCCGATATGCACGCCCTGACCGAAGTCCCGCACCGCCTGCATGGCACCGAAAGCCAGCACATCATTCTCGCAAAACAACGCATTGATACGTTCTGATGCACGCGCTTTTTTCAGGTAGGCCATCATCGACTGGTACGCCAACTCACGGTCGTCGTTACCCGCCACTAATTGTTGATCCAGCGTTTTATCTGCGGCCTCGAGACTGGCGGCAAAGCCCTGCATCTGACGCGGTTGCGAGTGGGTTTCACGTCCATGCATAAAACCAAAGCGCTGATGCCCCTGAGCCAATAACAGGCGACCTATTTCTTCCCCCGCCGCGTAGCCATCCACGCGCAGCGCCCGCTCGCCACTTAGCCAGATAGCCGGGATCGACGTCGTCTCTTCGCCATACAGGGCGGTGAGGAAAATCAATCCCGTGATCCCCAACTCGCCAGCCTGATTGAGTAACGTCAGGTAATGCTCGCGTGAATCGACGTTGAGCAGCAGGCTCAGACAACCCCGCGCGTTCAATTGCCGTGTCACTTCATTCAGCATCTTTACGCTGTTGGGATTGGTGAACTCGTCACTGACGATGCCAATAACCGCTGTTGCCATGAATTGCCTCTCCAGAAAAAAGGTTAGCCGCGACGGGTCAACGCCAGACGAATCCCCAGACCAATAAAGGTGATGCCCACCACCCGATCCAGCAGGCGCTGCATCGCAGCATTTTTCGCGACCGCGCTGGCAGCCCCACCGGCTAACAGCGCAAAACAGGTATCGGTGGCGAAACCAATCAACGCATAGGTCAGGCCCAGAATCAGGAAAGATTGCGCATGATGCGCGCCGTCAATCACCACAAATTGTGGGAAGAAGGCGATAAAAAACAGTAAAACCTTGGGATTGGTAATGGAGGTGATCAGGCCACGCGACAGCAGGCTGCGGGTGCTGGCGGTGGATTTAGCGACCGGTTCGTCAGCGCCGGAAGCGGCCTGTCGCCGCATCAGCGTGCTCCACACCATTTTGCTGCCGAGAAAAATCAGATACGCGGCACCGATATATTTGATCACCGTAAACAGCAGCGGCGAGGCGGCAATCAGCGCGGTCAATCCGATGGCGCTGGCAATCGCATGGGTACAGCTACCCAGCGCCACGCCTGCCGCCGAGATCACCCCGGAACGTCGTCCATTCGCCACGCTTTGCCCCACCACATACGCCAGGTCAGGGCCGGGCGTAATACAAAGTAAAAACACCGAGGCGAGAAAAAGGGGGAAATGCATGATGTCCAGCATGGAGCGCTCCTGTAATAAAACCAACGACCGATTTTAACCAAATCATAACAGGAATCGTCCCTGTGGGGATGGGGAAAGTGTGGATGATAAATATTATCAATTACACTAATGCCAGCGCGTTTTTATTTTTTATTAAGGTTCGATTAATCTTCACCTGAAAGAATTCATGCCAATATTCTCCGCTCTGATAAAGGTTTATGGTATGAAAATCAATCTCTGGCGCAGTCTGCCCCATGAAGATGCCCCTTTCTTTAGAATATTACATATAATTGTGGCCGCCCTGATTCTGGCACAAATTATTAATTCCAATTTCACCGAGCGAGAAGCAATAGACGGCCACTCGCTGGAAACGGTTATCACCTGGTTGCATATTGTTTCTGGTCTGGGATTGATTGTGCTGGGCGCGGTCATGCTGGCGTGGATGTTTTCCCAACGCGGATTTAGCTGGTACTTTGCCTGGTTAAGGGCCGACTTTCGCGCTATCCGTCAGGATTTACTGACGTTAGCAAAAGGGCGACTCCCGGAGGCGCAGTCAGGTGGAATTGCCGCCACCATTCAGGGACTGGGTGTTGTTTCATTGTTGGCGGTAGCCATTATCGGCGGATTATGGTTTGCCGTTTATAATAGCCAGGGCGCATCTTCCACGCTGGCGCATTCCCTGCTCCACTGGCATAAATTTCTCACTACCTTTATTGAAATCTATTTTTATGCACATGGCGCAATGGGCATTTTACATATTTTTCTCGAGGGTTATCATCGGTATTCAGCAGGAAAATAATAGCGCCATCGCCGTATCGGCAGGAAAGGATAAACACCACGACTGGACACACAAAAACCCTTCGTTTCTGTGTGTCTGGATAATTAAACCTGAATAGTGGGGATAGAATCGACATGGGTAAAGATAGTCAAGCCCGCCTCCCGCCCAATCCGCACATCATTATCCGCTCCCGCCGATGCACCAGGCAGACGCAGAATCGCCTCGCAGCAATGAATTAAGCGATGGGCGACCGGATAAAGAAATTGTTGGCTGATTTCATCACCGATCGATTCCGACCCTGCCATTTGCGCCAGCGGCAATGCCAGCCACTCGCCGATCACCGGTGTATGTCCCTTGTGATACACCGCCAGTGCAACCTGTTCCATTTTGCGCAGGTTAGCGTGAATCAGTGCCTGATCGCCATTTGTGCCACTGCGCACCGGTCCCGCCAGTAAAATCAGCATGACGTTTTCTCCGCTTGCAGGCGCAACGCCAGATGTTGCAACAGCATGATGGTTTTGGCATCCATCATTTCACCCGTTTCAATCGCCTTAAGTGCGAGAGTAAGCGGCCATTCCAGAACTTCTATATCCTCGCCTTCTTCGGCTAGTCCGCCTCCCTGGCCGTTACGGTCCTGTTCCTGATATTCCGCGAGAAAGAAATAGAGTTTTTCCGTTACCGAACCCGGACTCATAAAGGCTTCGAACACTTTTTCGATACGTTGAATGCGAAAGCCGGTTTCTTCCTGGGCTTCAGCAATAATACGTTCTTCGGGTGACGCATCGTCCAACAGGCCTGCGGCCGCCTCAATCAGAAAACCGTCGTGACCGTTGAGATAAATCGGTAAACGGAACTGACGGGTCAGCACGACACTGTTTTTTTCACGGTTGAATAACAACACCACCGCCCCGTTACCGCGATCGTAGGCTTCCCGGCTTTGTTCCTGCCAACAGCCATCGGCGCGTAAAAACTCGAAAGTGTATTTTTTCAACGTATACCAATTATCCGAGAGCAGTTGTTCTCTGATATGCCTGACACGCGATGATGTTTCTTTCATGATGTATTCCTGTTGAAGATGACATTTTTTACGCTAGCATGCATAATCGTGCACATACAAGCACAATCAGGAAAAAAGGCGCATGTTATCAAGTCAGCGTAAACAGCAAATTCTTGACATTCTGAGTCAGGAAAAACAGGTGCAATCCAGTGAACTGAGCCAACGCTTTGCCGTATCGGAAGACTCTATCCGTCGTGATCTCAGAGAGCTGGCAGCAGAAGGTTTGTTGCAGCGGGTACATGGCGGAGCCTTGCCCGTCTCAGCGGCGATTGCGCCGTTCGAAACACGCAAAAACGTGCAGATAAGTTCAAAGCAACAGATTGCACGGAAAGCGGTGCAGCTAATTCAGCCGGGCCAGGTGGTGATTATTGATGGCGGCACCACAACGGCAGAGATGATCAAACTGCTGCCAGCGGATCTTGCCTTTACCGCAGTTACACACAGCCCAAGTATTGCGATGGGGTTGCTGAATTACCCACAGGTGGAGGTCATCATTATTGGCGGTCGCCTGTTTCGGCACTCCATTGTTACCGTCGGTGCAGCGATGCTGGAGTCAATTGCCCGCATTAACGCAGACCTGTTTTTTATGGGCGTCACAGGCGTACATAAAACTGCCGGTCTGACAACCGGCGATTATGAAGAGGCTGGAGTGAAACGTGCACTGGCCGCCAGGGCTGCTGATACTGTCGTGATGGTTTCGCAAGAAAAGATGAATTCGGCTTCGGCCTTCGCGATTGGCGATCTCTCCCTCGCCAGTACGCTGATCGTGGACCAACCGCTGGAGGCTGACATGGCACAGCTGTTGGCAAAAAAGCACGTTACCGTGCTTTAGCCAGACGCGTAAACTGCTGTTCCTGCAAGCTTTGCCCCCACTGGTCGCCCTGCCATTCGTTTGTCAGGGTGAAACCAAAGGATTCATACAGCCGACGGGCGGCATCCAGGCCACGGAAGGTCCAGAGTTGAACCGCAGCAAACGCCTGCTCATCACAAAATATCATGGCAGCATTGAGCAACTGACGCCCCACTCCCGCGCCACGGCAGCCATCGTCGAGGATAAACCAGCGCAAATGCGCCTCGTTGTTACCTAAATCTTCACCATCTATCGCCACTGAACCGACAATACGGCCCTGCTGACTGGCGACCCAGATTTGATTACGCGGTGAGGTCAGGCGAGCGGTAAACTCAGCCAGACCACTGGCGACTTTGCCCTCAAAAAAATGACCAAACCCGTGTTGCCGCGCGTAGTAGCTGCCGTGCATTTCTGCGATCCGGCCAATCAAGCCAGGCTGATAACCGGTGGTAATGACGATCTCCGGCGTGGTGGGTAGATGATCGCGGCGCGCCTGTAATGCCTGCGCGTACGCGGATAGCCCCTGGGCGACCGCCTGCTGCTGCTCCCGATTTAATTGCACCAACGCCTGTTCCACCTGCGCGCTGGCGTAAACATTGATTCTGGCGACACTGGCCTTGCCCTGTTCAGTCAACACCAGTTGCTTCACCCTGGCGTCCTGATCAGAAGGCAACTCGGCCAGCTCACCGGCGTTGATCAATTTCCCCAACATCCGACTGACCGTGGATTTCTCCAGACCAAGGATGTGTACCAGCTGGGCGGCCGTGATTGCATGGTGGTTGGCGACTTCGAGCAAGGTATGCACCGCCGAAGCGGAATAGTTGGTCGCCGCCAGTGTGGTTTGCATAAAGCCCAGTTCGCGCACCATCAGGCGTGATGCGGCACGAATGGTCTGAATAAGGGTGGTCTCTGTCATGTTAATCAACGTCGGTTAAATAAGGTTGTATGATACAACCATTATACGGACCGCGTTGTCAAGTTGTCTTTAGCCAGTTGAAAAGGATAGATTTGTGGTCAGACACCCCACGACTTAAGGATAAACAGATGGTTTTTACGCAAATTATTGCTCGACTCCCGGCTGAAAACTGCGCGGCGGGCCTGACCACCGCCTCTCTGGGCGCACCGGACGCTGAACTCACCCGCCGTCAGTTCTGGGATTATCTCAACGCCATGTTAACGCTCAGATTGAAGGTGACGCTGTTACCCGCCGAAGCGGATTTTCCCGATGCACATTTTGTTGAAGATACCGCCGTGGTGATCCCGGAACTGGCGGTGATCACCCATCCTGGTGCCGCCGCCCGCGCGGGTGAAGTCGAGTCGATGAAAGCGGTGCTGAAGGATTTTCGCCCACTGAAGATGATGAGTGACAAAGGCACGCTGGAAGGTGGCGACGTCATGCTGATCGATAAGGCGTTTTATATCGGGCTGACCACACGGACCAATGAGGCCGGGATCCGCGAATTTGCCAGTCTGGTGGAACCTTATGGTTACAGTGTCACTTCTGTTGAGGTGGATGAGGGATTGCATCTGAAGTCAGCGATAAACTATGTCGGAAAAAACACGCTGATTTCCACAGAAAAATTTGCGCGCCTGCCGCAATTTGCGCAATACAATCATCTGGTTATTCCCGACGACGAAATGTACGCCGGAAATACCCTGCTGATCAATGATACGCTGATTACCCCAACCGGTTATCCGGCAACGCTGGCGCAGTTGCGTACCCTAAATATGCCCATCATCGCGCTGGATACCAGTGAAATTCGCAAGATGGATGGCGGATTGACCTGCCTGTCGCTGCGTTTTTAAACCCGCGCGATACATCGCGCCGTTACAGGATATGGCTTAACCTTGTGGCAGTGCGCATCAACTGCGCACTGGGACTACGGCCAATCAGGACAAACTGGTATCCCGCATTACGCCACCAGACCAGATTCATCCCGTGGCGTTTTTCTTCGGTCAGCGCGCTGGTTTGCGCCTGCTCCTCGCGTGAAATGCATAACGCCATCGGGCCATAATCGTTGTGATTCCACGCGATTTGAGAAATCAACGCATCGTCATAACGCAGCATCCTGACGCTTTTCAATTCCGCTTCCGGCAAGGTTAACTGCGCCAGCGTCAGATGGATGTCGAGGTCGCGCGCGGTGCGCGCCAGCGAGTGCTGCAACATCTGCGGTGAGTTATCGACATCCGCCAGGGTTTCCGGGCTGTAGAGCGACATATATTGTGCCTCCAGTTCGCGGATAACGGCACTTTCATCCGGTTTTACCCGTGGGCGAGCCAGATAGCCGACACCCGTCCCAACCAGCAGAAACCCGAGCGACGCAGCAATCAAGGCACGACGACTGACCTGCGCAGTGGGCGACCCTGGGATGGGGGGCGTCTGTGCCAGCAAGCCAGCCAACTGCTGCTGCATACGCGGTTCCGGGGCCTGTGCCAGCATTAAACCAAACGCCTCGGCAAACGGTTGATTGCTTTTCATCAGTTCCGCCGTACGGGCGGAGAGTTCAGGATTGCGCTTCAGTTCTTTTTCAAATGCCTGCGCATCATCCGGTCGCATTTCGCCATCGAGCCAGGCCACGATCGCTTCATCAGGATAAGGAAAACTAAATCGGATCGCAGTCACAGCCGTTTCTCCTGGGTCGATGACCGACCATTAACCGCGTTTGCTAACGTGGCGCGCGCCGCAGCCAGACGGCTCATAATGGTCCCGACGGGCACCGCCAACGTTTCCGCCGCTTCCTGATAAGTAAAACCCTCGACATACACCAGAAACACCGCGTTGCGTTGCGCTTCCGGTAACTGACCGACACGCTGCATCACCTGCACAAACTGCATACGTTCCTCATCATGTTGCTGATGATCCGGCGCTATCAACTCGTCACTGGCGACAAATCCCTGCCCTATGCGCACCCGCCGGGCGCGCAGTTCATTGATCCACACCGAATGCAACACGCTAAACAGCCAGCGGTCGATGCGCGTTCCCGGCGTAAATTGGGCGCTGCGCTCCAGCGCCCGCACGCAGGTGGATTGCACCAGCTCTTCGGCCACGTCGCGGTTCCGCGATAACACCATCGCGTACCGCCACAAACGGACCAAATGCGCCGCAAGCTGCTGACGAACCTCAGAGCTGGTGATTTTTCGCTCCTCCACGCAGCGGAAACATCACGATTCCGGATGCCCTTCAATGGCGGCTTGCAGATCGCGATACTCCTCGCAGCTCACGCCACACAGGGTTTTGATAATGGACAGTTGTTCCTTCGCCAGATCCGGTCGGCCTTTGGTCATCCAGGCTTCCCCCAGATACTCACGCACTTTGGCGTAGTGCGGGTCGAGGGCGATGGAACGTTGATAGTAACTCATCCCTTCGTCGGTACGTCCCAGCTTACGCGTGGCGTAACCACGATAATTCCAGGCCTCTTTGGTGTTGGGATTTTTCAGCGTATCCAGCAGGTTGATTGCCGCCTGATACTCCCCCTTTTTCGCCAGATGGTAAGCGTAATTGGTTTTGTCTTCATCGCTCAGCGAGCTGGTTTTATCCGGTACACAGCTTTTGGATTTGCTGTCCCACACCTGGCCTTTCGGGCAATCTGGCGTTT encodes the following:
- a CDS encoding substrate-binding domain-containing protein — protein: MATAVIGIVSDEFTNPNSVKMLNEVTRQLNARGCLSLLLNVDSREHYLTLLNQAGELGITGLIFLTALYGEETTSIPAIWLSGERALRVDGYAAGEEIGRLLLAQGHQRFGFMHGRETHSQPRQMQGFAASLEAADKTLDQQLVAGNDDRELAYQSMMAYLKKARASERINALFCENDVLAFGAMQAVRDFGQGVHIGVVGFDDVDEARSSGWHLTSWAQRRDLLVAEALNRLLDNRVDNSGAWQQGELQVRHSHHGKHVHGEMSQCGCASRH
- a CDS encoding dimethylarginine dimethylaminohydrolase family protein, translated to MVFTQIIARLPAENCAAGLTTASLGAPDAELTRRQFWDYLNAMLTLRLKVTLLPAEADFPDAHFVEDTAVVIPELAVITHPGAAARAGEVESMKAVLKDFRPLKMMSDKGTLEGGDVMLIDKAFYIGLTTRTNEAGIREFASLVEPYGYSVTSVEVDEGLHLKSAINYVGKNTLISTEKFARLPQFAQYNHLVIPDDEMYAGNTLLINDTLITPTGYPATLAQLRTLNMPIIALDTSEIRKMDGGLTCLSLRF
- a CDS encoding tetratricopeptide repeat protein; amino-acid sequence: MKTNNRVRWLILPALLMALHLPAALAAGDDSSESKTPDCPKGQVWDSKSKSCVPDKTSSLSDEDKTNYAYHLAKKGEYQAAINLLDTLKNPNTKEAWNYRGYATRKLGRTDEGMSYYQRSIALDPHYAKVREYLGEAWMTKGRPDLAKEQLSIIKTLCGVSCEEYRDLQAAIEGHPES
- a CDS encoding sigma-70 family RNA polymerase sigma factor; this translates as MEERKITSSEVRQQLAAHLVRLWRYAMVLSRNRDVAEELVQSTCVRALERSAQFTPGTRIDRWLFSVLHSVWINELRARRVRIGQGFVASDELIAPDHQQHDEERMQFVQVMQRVGQLPEAQRNAVFLVYVEGFTYQEAAETLAVPVGTIMSRLAAARATLANAVNGRSSTQEKRL
- a CDS encoding cytochrome b/b6 domain-containing protein, with the translated sequence MKINLWRSLPHEDAPFFRILHIIVAALILAQIINSNFTEREAIDGHSLETVITWLHIVSGLGLIVLGAVMLAWMFSQRGFSWYFAWLRADFRAIRQDLLTLAKGRLPEAQSGGIAATIQGLGVVSLLAVAIIGGLWFAVYNSQGASSTLAHSLLHWHKFLTTFIEIYFYAHGAMGILHIFLEGYHRYSAGK
- a CDS encoding bifunctional helix-turn-helix transcriptional regulator/GNAT family N-acetyltransferase; amino-acid sequence: MTETTLIQTIRAASRLMVRELGFMQTTLAATNYSASAVHTLLEVANHHAITAAQLVHILGLEKSTVSRMLGKLINAGELAELPSDQDARVKQLVLTEQGKASVARINVYASAQVEQALVQLNREQQQAVAQGLSAYAQALQARRDHLPTTPEIVITTGYQPGLIGRIAEMHGSYYARQHGFGHFFEGKVASGLAEFTARLTSPRNQIWVASQQGRIVGSVAIDGEDLGNNEAHLRWFILDDGCRGAGVGRQLLNAAMIFCDEQAFAAVQLWTFRGLDAARRLYESFGFTLTNEWQGDQWGQSLQEQQFTRLAKAR
- a CDS encoding NUDIX hydrolase, which translates into the protein MLILLAGPVRSGTNGDQALIHANLRKMEQVALAVYHKGHTPVIGEWLALPLAQMAGSESIGDEISQQFLYPVAHRLIHCCEAILRLPGASAGADNDVRIGREAGLTIFTHVDSIPTIQV
- a CDS encoding LysE family translocator → MLDIMHFPLFLASVFLLCITPGPDLAYVVGQSVANGRRSGVISAAGVALGSCTHAIASAIGLTALIAASPLLFTVIKYIGAAYLIFLGSKMVWSTLMRRQAASGADEPVAKSTASTRSLLSRGLITSITNPKVLLFFIAFFPQFVVIDGAHHAQSFLILGLTYALIGFATDTCFALLAGGAASAVAKNAAMQRLLDRVVGITFIGLGIRLALTRRG
- a CDS encoding NUDIX domain-containing protein, yielding MKETSSRVRHIREQLLSDNWYTLKKYTFEFLRADGCWQEQSREAYDRGNGAVVLLFNREKNSVVLTRQFRLPIYLNGHDGFLIEAAAGLLDDASPEERIIAEAQEETGFRIQRIEKVFEAFMSPGSVTEKLYFFLAEYQEQDRNGQGGGLAEEGEDIEVLEWPLTLALKAIETGEMMDAKTIMLLQHLALRLQAEKTSC
- a CDS encoding anti-sigma factor family protein, translating into MTAIRFSFPYPDEAIVAWLDGEMRPDDAQAFEKELKRNPELSARTAELMKSNQPFAEAFGLMLAQAPEPRMQQQLAGLLAQTPPIPGSPTAQVSRRALIAASLGFLLVGTGVGYLARPRVKPDESAVIRELEAQYMSLYSPETLADVDNSPQMLQHSLARTARDLDIHLTLAQLTLPEAELKSVRMLRYDDALISQIAWNHNDYGPMALCISREEQAQTSALTEEKRHGMNLVWWRNAGYQFVLIGRSPSAQLMRTATRLSHIL
- a CDS encoding DeoR/GlpR family DNA-binding transcription regulator, which produces MLSSQRKQQILDILSQEKQVQSSELSQRFAVSEDSIRRDLRELAAEGLLQRVHGGALPVSAAIAPFETRKNVQISSKQQIARKAVQLIQPGQVVIIDGGTTTAEMIKLLPADLAFTAVTHSPSIAMGLLNYPQVEVIIIGGRLFRHSIVTVGAAMLESIARINADLFFMGVTGVHKTAGLTTGDYEEAGVKRALAARAADTVVMVSQEKMNSASAFAIGDLSLASTLIVDQPLEADMAQLLAKKHVTVL